One genomic segment of Gemmatimonadota bacterium includes these proteins:
- a CDS encoding lactonase family protein yields MAFYMYLSITGEGKIALYEMDPDSGGLTFREDVAAGAGVMPLVADSDLERLYAGLRGEPSVQTYSLDRGTGRITLLGTTPFDWDTTYMSLDNTGRFLLSASNGHAVAGVHAIGSGGIVQKAPVDRQKTARGAHYIQTDRSNRFAFVPHVSESNTICQFKFDEHTGRLTPNDPPRVEQPPDTEPRHYCHHPTLDVLYVDNEKASSVTAYRFDPDRGTLEAMQTVSTLPAGFTGENTCAQFHIHPTGRFVYVSNRGHDSIAGFAIDPDSGLLRAIGQTPTEKTPRAFNLDPHGRFLYAAGQADGRLASYRIDQDTGALAPLDVYDVGPSPAWVMVLDMDA; encoded by the coding sequence TGGACCCGGATAGCGGCGGATTGACCTTCAGGGAAGATGTCGCCGCGGGTGCCGGCGTGATGCCCCTGGTTGCGGATAGCGACCTTGAACGTCTCTACGCCGGACTGCGCGGCGAGCCGTCGGTACAGACCTACAGCCTGGATCGCGGAACGGGCCGCATCACGCTGCTGGGCACCACGCCTTTCGACTGGGACACGACATACATGTCCCTGGACAACACCGGTCGATTCCTGCTGTCGGCTTCCAACGGGCACGCCGTGGCGGGCGTCCATGCCATCGGTTCGGGCGGCATCGTCCAGAAAGCGCCGGTAGACCGGCAAAAGACGGCGCGGGGCGCCCACTACATCCAGACCGACCGGTCGAACCGTTTCGCCTTCGTGCCCCACGTGTCCGAATCGAACACGATCTGCCAGTTCAAGTTCGACGAGCACACCGGCAGGCTGACACCGAACGATCCGCCCCGGGTGGAGCAGCCCCCGGATACCGAGCCGCGGCACTATTGCCACCATCCCACGCTGGATGTGCTATACGTCGACAATGAGAAGGCAAGCAGCGTGACGGCCTACCGGTTCGATCCGGACCGGGGGACGCTGGAGGCGATGCAGACGGTGTCGACGTTACCCGCGGGGTTCACCGGCGAGAACACCTGCGCGCAGTTCCATATCCATCCGACCGGCCGGTTCGTGTACGTGAGCAACCGGGGGCATGACAGCATTGCCGGATTCGCGATCGACCCGGACTCCGGGCTGCTGCGTGCCATCGGGCAGACGCCGACCGAGAAGACACCCCGCGCCTTCAACCTGGATCCACACGGTCGGTTTCTCTACGCCGCGGGACAGGCAGACGGAAGACTGGCGTCCTACCGAATCGACCAGGACACGGGCGCGCTTGCGCCGCTCGACGTGTACGACGTGGGACCTTCGCCGGCCTGGGTGATGGTCCTGGACATGGATGCGTAA